CACGGGGGCACCCTTACGGGCTCCGAGGACCTGGACTCCGACAAAAACTTCGGGGGCGATGAAAAGCCGGGCCGGACCATACTGGCCCAGCCCGGCTTCCTCGGGTTCCTGACAGTTTTTCTTTCCTCGGTTCCTTCTGCCCTGGCTACAGGCCGCCGTCGCGGCTTTCGTTCCTTGTGATGCGCTCACCGGTGTTCGGGTCCACGACGGACCGGCTTTCGCTGATCCGGCGGCTGCGGCCCGGCGAGGCGAGGATCAGTGAGGCGATAAGGCCAATCACGCCCACGGCCATGAGGATGTAGCCGATAAGCACCTGGTCGACGAAGGGGATCAGGCCTGGAGCAACCGCCCAGGCGAGGATGGCGCCAAGTGCGATGAGGAAGATGGATGAGCCGATTCTCATGTGCTGCTCCTTGCTGGTCGCGGGACGGGCCCTGTGGCAGCCCGTGACGAGATGCTAAGTATGCTGTCCGTCAAGCGCCACGCTACAGCGCGGGGGTGCACTGTTCAATGGTTTTTGCCTGTCGCCGGGCGTCTCAAATGGGTAACAGCTTTGTGGCCACAGGGGTTGGGGTTTCTGCCCCTGGCATTGCCTCAACGGCTGGCCGAGCGGCACGGCTCAGGTGCCGGGACGGCCTCCCTCGCTAGGCTGATCCGATGAAAACAGTTGTCTGGTCCAAGCCCGAGGACGAGCGGGCGGGCACTCCGCTGCTGGTGATGATGCACGGCTACGGCACGGACGAGTCCCGGATGGTCCGCCTCTTTGAGTACTTGCCGGCGGAATTCACCTGCGCGGCGCTGCGGGCTCCCATGGCCATTGGGGACCACTTCGGGTGGTTCCTGCTGGACTACTTCCTGGCCAACGACTTCGCTGACGTCATCAAGGCGTCCAATGCCGTCCAGACCTGGATTAACAGCGTCAAGGGCCAGCACACCAGCGTCAGCCTGCTCGGCTATTCCCAGGGTATGGCGATGGCCAGCACGCTCCTGCGCCTGCATCCCAAGGACTATGCGGCCGTTGTGGGGCTTTCCGGCTTTGTGCTCGAAAATGAGCTCCTGTCCCTCACGGAATCTTTCGATACCCCGCCGCCTTTTTTCTGGGGACGCGACAAGGCTGACCTGGTGATCAACGAAGACGCGGTGGCGTACACCGAGGAGTGGCTGCAGGAGAACACGCTCCTCACTGCCAGGACCTACCCCGGCATGGGCCATGCCATGTCCAAGACGGAAATGGTGGATGTCAGCGCCTTCCTGCGCCACTACGTGCTGCGCGCCGGCGGGCGTACGAACACCTAGCGCGCCCGGAGTGCGCACAGCGAGACGTGCGTCACAAAGGGGGCTGATGAAAAAACAGTTGCCAGCCGAATTTGTAAGCGCTTACACTCGACTTCGGCCGCGAGTGCGGACGTGGACTGGGCAAAGAAGGAGGGCGCTGCTGTGCAGACGCTTTGCTGCAGCGGACTACGGTGCGTCGCCGTTTGCTCCTGCGGCAGTGCCGGACGTCAGGCGAGCTTGTCCGGCAACCCGGAACAGGCCCATGATGGTAGGAACAGATGGATCGGCAAGGCCCCCGGACGGACAGCACCGCCGGGCATGTAACGCCGGCCGCCCGCCGGCTCTGCAGATGATCCGGGCACCGAAGCCACCACACACCAGAAGCACCCGCCTTCGAGGCTGCCCGCCGTCTGAAAGGACACCGCACCACGCATGAATGAACACACCGCAACAGACCATACAGTCAACAGCCTCACCGCCTGGACGGACGCCTCGGCCATCCTCTTCGACCTCGACGGCGTGCTGACGCCCACCGCAACGGTGCATGAGCAGGCGTGGCAGGAGTTGTTCGAAGGCTACCTCTCCTCCGAGCCGCAGGTTACGGGCTACAGCGAGAGCGATTACTTCGACCACATCGACGGCAAGCCGCGCTTTGACGGCGTCCGTGATTTCCTCGCCTCCCGCGGGATCGTCCTTCCGGAAGGCCCCACGGATGACGACCCCGCCCACACCACGGTGCAGGGCCTGGGGAACCGCAAAAACCGGATCTTCAATGACATTGTCAGCACGGGCGTGGAACCCTTCGAGGGATCGGTCCGCTTCCTGGAAGCCGTGCTTGACCGCGGACTGAAGGTCGCCGTCGTCTCCTCCTCACGCAACGCCCCCGCAGTCCTGGAAGCGGCGGGGCTCAGCCGCCACTTCGCCGTCGTGGTGGATGGCGTGGTGGCAGCCGGGGAAGGCCTGCCGGGCAAACCCAGCCCGGCAACGTACCAGTACGCCGCCGGGCTGCTGGGCTTCCCGAGTGAAGAGTGCGTGGTAGTGGAGGACGCCGTCTCCGGTGTCCAGGCCGGACAGGCAGGTTCATTCCATTCCGTGATCGGAGTGGACCGCGGCGCCGGACGGCAAACCCTCCTGGACGCTGGAGCAACCGTGGTGGTCAACGACCTCGACGAACTCCTCTAGCCGCCCGGCACACAGCCGTATCCCCAATCCCCGGCACCCGAAGTCATCGAATTACTCAAGCAAGCAGTAAGCAGCACCCAAGCTGCCGCGCCCGCAACGGCCAACGACAGCTGCCCCAGCACACGCCGAAGGACCAACACCATGGCTCTCATCACCGCAGACCGCGAGCGGTTCCCCAACACCCCCTGGCAGCTCGTCGAAACACGCCACGAGCCGGGCGCCGAAGGCACCCTGGAGACGCTTTTTGCCCTCGGCAACGGGCATCTGGGAATCCGTGGCGCCCACTGGGCTGCAGCAGACTCCGACCTGCCGGGCAGCTTCATCAATGGATTCCACGAGATCTGGGACATCAAGCACGCCGAAAATGCCTTCGGCTTTGCCCGCACCGGCCAGCGCATCCTGTACATCCCGGACGCCAACAACTTCACCCTGGTCATCGACGGGGAGTCCCTCAGCCTGGCCGAATCCGAGGTCCTTGACTACCGCCGCTCCGTTGACTTCGGCACCGGGGTCTACGAATGCCGCATTACGTGGCAGTGCCGCTCCGGGGCCGTAGCCACCACCACTGAGCGCCGCGCCGTCGGGTTCGCTTCCCGTGGGTCCCTCGGCATTTCGCTGGAAGTCGCCACCGATCGCGAGATCTCCCTGGACGTCACCTCCTCCGTGATCAACCGCCAGGACCAGCCGGTGGAGGACCACTCGGTCCATGACCCCCGCAGGGCGGGCCGCCATGCCGGGCGCGTGCTGCTGCCCCTGCGCCTTGACGGCGGTGACGGCTCGCTCCGCCTGGCCTGGGAAGCCGCTGAATCCAAGCAGCGCGTGGGCATCGCCGTGGACCACTGGACCTCGGCAGGCCACCAGCCGTTCGATACGCTCGTGGACCAGGACGACAGCAGCGTCCGCTACGTGCTGGCGGTGAGCGCGGACGAGCCGTTCCGCCTGGAAAAGACCGTCAGCTACGCCGCCGGCGCCGGAATCCAGGAGCCATCCATTGACGCAGCCGCCGTCGCGGAAGAAGGCCTGCGGCCGGTCGCCGACATCTTCGCCGAAAGTGAAGCGCACTACCGCGGGCACTGGGCCACCTCGGACATCGTGGTGGCCGGCGGGAAGCCCGGACTCCAGCAGGCCATCCGCTGGAACCTGTTCCAGCTGGCCCAGGCAACGGCCCGCGCGGACATGGCCGGAATCCCGGCCAAAG
This genomic interval from Arthrobacter sp. SLBN-100 contains the following:
- a CDS encoding DUF6458 family protein, with the translated sequence MRIGSSIFLIALGAILAWAVAPGLIPFVDQVLIGYILMAVGVIGLIASLILASPGRSRRISESRSVVDPNTGERITRNESRDGGL
- a CDS encoding alpha/beta hydrolase; translation: MKTVVWSKPEDERAGTPLLVMMHGYGTDESRMVRLFEYLPAEFTCAALRAPMAIGDHFGWFLLDYFLANDFADVIKASNAVQTWINSVKGQHTSVSLLGYSQGMAMASTLLRLHPKDYAAVVGLSGFVLENELLSLTESFDTPPPFFWGRDKADLVINEDAVAYTEEWLQENTLLTARTYPGMGHAMSKTEMVDVSAFLRHYVLRAGGRTNT
- a CDS encoding HAD family hydrolase translates to MNEHTATDHTVNSLTAWTDASAILFDLDGVLTPTATVHEQAWQELFEGYLSSEPQVTGYSESDYFDHIDGKPRFDGVRDFLASRGIVLPEGPTDDDPAHTTVQGLGNRKNRIFNDIVSTGVEPFEGSVRFLEAVLDRGLKVAVVSSSRNAPAVLEAAGLSRHFAVVVDGVVAAGEGLPGKPSPATYQYAAGLLGFPSEECVVVEDAVSGVQAGQAGSFHSVIGVDRGAGRQTLLDAGATVVVNDLDELL